One Paenibacillus riograndensis SBR5 DNA segment encodes these proteins:
- a CDS encoding MFS transporter produces the protein MKMNDRVFWTPSNRNMLLFFTGKLASVLGSGMYTFVVGLFILKLTGSGGSFAVTMVCGLLPRILLAPFAGVTADRMNRRKLLICSDLAAVLTLLLTFLTVSLGGVSLLPVYASLVLLSVCSTFYGIAVSSSLLQLVEDEQIQRAGSLNQIAGSIGNLLAPVLGGMLYALVPLKLFMLLNAAGFAVSTLMSCGLRFKPSTVTGVQTELPDSVPGGDARRVQTKVLAELRSSLAGGISYVFKKPVIRAVINIVFWVNFFVVSLNVVMPFVAVKSLSLSSSQYGTINAMMAAGILAMSLLLTVRRQKTSPAGSLILGLSTLGLLFIAMALPMLFTFSTTSAYFFLLILMFLVGVTVMNINIPIQVYLQQTVEEEYRGRVFAVVETASGAIAPAGMILYGMLLDRVPSGFLLLASGVAIVLVALLGRRGLKNGRALEVMQNRDPLPELHA, from the coding sequence ATGAAGATGAATGACCGTGTTTTTTGGACTCCAAGCAACCGGAACATGCTGCTGTTCTTTACGGGCAAACTGGCATCTGTCCTGGGCTCCGGAATGTATACCTTCGTGGTGGGATTATTTATTCTGAAGCTCACAGGCTCCGGAGGAAGCTTTGCGGTTACGATGGTCTGCGGGCTGCTGCCCCGGATTCTGCTTGCGCCCTTCGCCGGCGTAACCGCTGACCGGATGAACCGCCGCAAGCTGCTGATCTGCTCTGATCTTGCCGCCGTCCTGACGCTTCTGCTGACCTTTCTGACCGTCTCCCTGGGAGGTGTGTCACTGCTTCCTGTCTATGCGTCCCTGGTTCTGCTGTCCGTCTGCTCCACCTTTTATGGAATTGCCGTCTCCTCCTCACTGCTGCAGCTTGTGGAGGATGAACAAATCCAGCGTGCCGGGTCGCTCAATCAAATCGCCGGCTCCATCGGCAACCTGCTCGCGCCAGTGCTCGGCGGAATGCTGTACGCCCTGGTCCCCCTCAAGCTGTTCATGCTGCTGAACGCGGCGGGCTTTGCCGTTTCGACCCTCATGAGCTGTGGTTTGCGGTTCAAACCCTCCACGGTCACGGGAGTACAGACCGAACTGCCGGATTCCGTCCCGGGAGGTGATGCCCGGCGGGTACAAACCAAAGTATTGGCAGAGCTGCGGAGCAGCCTTGCCGGAGGCATTTCTTATGTTTTTAAGAAACCTGTCATCCGCGCAGTAATCAACATCGTTTTCTGGGTCAACTTTTTCGTGGTATCGCTCAATGTTGTAATGCCCTTTGTCGCTGTGAAGTCCCTTTCGCTCTCTTCCAGCCAATATGGCACCATTAATGCCATGATGGCGGCAGGCATACTGGCTATGTCCCTGCTGCTGACCGTCCGCCGCCAAAAAACCAGCCCCGCCGGCTCGCTGATCCTCGGCCTGTCCACACTTGGCCTGCTGTTCATAGCCATGGCGCTTCCCATGCTGTTTACGTTCAGTACCACTTCCGCTTATTTTTTCCTGCTTATACTGATGTTTCTTGTGGGTGTCACAGTGATGAATATCAATATCCCCATCCAGGTGTACCTGCAGCAAACGGTGGAAGAAGAATATCGCGGAAGAGTGTTTGCTGTTGTCGAGACTGCCTCAGGGGCCATCGCGCCGGCAGGGATGATTCTGTATGGGATGCTGCTGGACCGGGTCCCGTCCGGTTTCCTGCTGCTGGCTTCCGGCGTTGCGATTGTATTAGTCGCCCTATTAGGACGAAGAGGACTTAAAAACGGCCGGGCGCTGGAGGTCATGCAGAACCGGGACCCCCTTCCGGAGCTTCATGCCTGA
- a CDS encoding matrixin family metalloprotease yields the protein MKSKIKAILSLSLLGTLAGTIFIGNADADLYGYKRKNGGIFSAWYDSSVASYGYTGTYDTARSNWGGISSNVSISKASSPNGNSIDEYYAGTTSDPLLLGLNVAYNVFWPGNIPVNKYEKNWDYSVNSLYHNNVTVPNDAAASALKARFTATHEIGHSLGLDHTTGTNAQNSVMKGGWQGNETSASPTTYDRNQLKSIYGN from the coding sequence TTGAAAAGTAAAATTAAAGCTATCTTGTCCCTATCTCTACTCGGAACTCTAGCAGGCACAATATTTATCGGAAATGCTGATGCTGATTTATATGGATATAAACGTAAAAATGGTGGTATTTTTAGCGCATGGTACGACTCGTCAGTTGCATCCTATGGTTATACAGGTACTTATGATACAGCACGTTCTAATTGGGGCGGAATTAGTTCCAATGTCTCTATTAGTAAAGCTTCATCACCTAATGGGAATAGTATTGATGAGTACTATGCTGGGACTACAAGCGATCCCTTACTGTTAGGTTTAAATGTTGCCTATAATGTTTTTTGGCCGGGAAATATTCCTGTTAATAAATATGAAAAAAATTGGGATTATTCAGTAAATTCTTTGTATCACAATAACGTTACTGTTCCTAATGACGCTGCTGCCTCTGCACTTAAAGCTCGATTCACAGCAACACACGAAATCGGTCACTCTTTAGGATTAGATCACACCACAGGTACAAATGCTCAAAATTCTGTAATGAAAGGCGGTTGGCAAGGTAACGAAACATCTGCCAGTCCTACAACTTACGATAGAAATCAATTAAAATCTATTTACGGAAATTAA
- a CDS encoding copper amine oxidase N-terminal domain-containing protein — protein MLKRGFIGCLIASLLVVGSALPTGTASAASSAIKISINGIYANMDVAPYITKGTTMVPLQVAQQIPGSSVQWNNASKTVTLTRNGETITLVAGQKTAKVGNKEVKLEAASTLKQGRVMVPLRFIAESTGAYVLWNPKQRIVFVAKSSEEEELKEQFASSSLAEARSAALKFPMVSSLKALDITPSEVGGNQGYYFPEGKADQFFLTGGNSISYYEVVGNHSEKKWTATFDSVKASSGLFFLPLKITNQDGELPKITSRVVFFEFMGHVGEAKYGFVEPNGEVKTLGTKEMNLNQFFDIPEEKTS, from the coding sequence ATGTTGAAAAGAGGATTCATCGGATGTCTCATCGCGTCCCTGCTAGTCGTAGGAAGTGCCCTACCTACAGGAACGGCTTCCGCAGCTTCCTCAGCTATCAAAATTAGTATCAATGGCATTTACGCAAATATGGATGTGGCCCCTTATATCACCAAAGGAACCACAATGGTTCCTTTGCAGGTAGCCCAACAAATACCCGGCAGCTCGGTACAATGGAATAACGCATCCAAGACCGTCACGCTTACCCGAAACGGCGAAACCATCACCTTAGTGGCGGGTCAGAAAACAGCAAAGGTTGGAAATAAAGAAGTGAAACTGGAAGCAGCCTCGACCCTAAAACAAGGGCGTGTCATGGTTCCCTTGCGTTTTATCGCAGAATCGACGGGGGCGTATGTCCTGTGGAATCCCAAACAACGGATTGTATTCGTCGCCAAATCCAGTGAAGAGGAAGAGCTAAAGGAACAATTTGCCTCGTCCAGCCTGGCCGAAGCCCGAAGCGCAGCGCTAAAATTTCCAATGGTTAGCTCGTTGAAAGCCTTGGATATTACTCCCAGCGAAGTAGGGGGTAATCAAGGTTATTATTTCCCGGAAGGAAAAGCGGACCAATTTTTCTTGACTGGAGGCAACAGCATTTCATATTACGAAGTTGTGGGAAACCACAGCGAGAAAAAATGGACGGCCACCTTTGATTCGGTTAAAGCCTCCAGCGGCCTGTTCTTTTTGCCTCTAAAAATCACCAACCAGGACGGCGAACTTCCAAAAATAACGAGTCGTGTAGTTTTTTTTGAATTTATGGGGCATGTCGGAGAAGCAAAATACGGGTTCGTGGAGCCTAACGGAGAAGTCAAGACCCTGGGGACAAAGGAGATGAATTTAAATCAGTTTTTTGACATTCCGGAAGAGAAAACATCTTAA
- the ltrA gene encoding group II intron reverse transcriptase/maturase, which translates to MKAEYRKGYPQRDNVERDEYAGARSASVRERRERGGATDLLEQILNRDNLNRAYKQVKRNHGAPGIDGMTVEDALSWLQEHKGELLQSIREGRYKPSPVRRKEIPKPDGSGVRKLGIPTVIDRVIQQAISQQLQPLFERLFSDGSYGYRPERSAQQAIRKVREYAQQGYGYAVEIDLSKYFDTLNHELLMNLLRKQIQDHRVTDLIKKYLKSGVMENGVHCKTEEGSPQGGPLSPLLANIYLNEFDQEMSSRGVKVIRYADDIVVLAKSKRAATRLLESCRKYLENKLRLQVNAQKSKVVSVVARKHFKFLGFALGKNGNGVYIRAHGQSLAKAKKKLKELTSRSQGRNVPQVMEKVKVYIRGWIGYFYVADIKRILQSWSEWLRRRLRMYIWKQWKKPKTKVQNLRKLGIPEWQAYQWGNSRLGYWRVAGSPVLSRSITNEKLAQAGYYDFPAQYEQLRKLHLCG; encoded by the coding sequence ATGAAAGCAGAATACCGAAAGGGCTACCCGCAAAGGGATAACGTGGAACGCGATGAGTATGCGGGAGCGCGGAGCGCCAGCGTTCGGGAACGTAGAGAAAGAGGCGGTGCAACAGACCTGCTAGAGCAGATTTTGAACAGAGACAATCTGAACAGGGCCTACAAGCAGGTGAAACGTAACCACGGAGCGCCGGGAATCGACGGAATGACCGTAGAAGACGCGTTGTCATGGTTACAGGAACATAAGGGCGAGCTTTTACAGAGTATCCGAGAAGGCAGATACAAGCCAAGCCCGGTACGGCGCAAGGAAATTCCCAAACCAGATGGAAGCGGAGTCCGGAAGCTGGGCATCCCTACGGTCATAGACCGGGTGATTCAACAGGCGATCTCCCAGCAGCTACAACCCTTGTTTGAACGGCTCTTCTCTGACGGAAGCTACGGCTACCGCCCCGAGCGGAGTGCGCAGCAGGCCATCCGAAAGGTAAGAGAGTACGCACAGCAAGGCTACGGCTACGCAGTCGAAATCGACCTCTCCAAATATTTTGACACCCTGAATCATGAATTGCTGATGAATCTGCTACGCAAGCAAATCCAGGATCACCGTGTAACCGACCTGATTAAGAAATATCTGAAAAGTGGGGTTATGGAGAATGGGGTACACTGCAAAACGGAGGAAGGCTCTCCGCAAGGAGGCCCCTTATCTCCACTGCTTGCGAATATTTATCTGAACGAATTCGACCAGGAGATGAGCAGCCGTGGAGTGAAGGTCATTCGGTATGCAGACGATATCGTGGTACTAGCGAAAAGCAAACGGGCAGCAACGCGGCTTCTGGAATCCTGCCGGAAGTACCTGGAGAATAAACTGAGACTCCAGGTGAATGCGCAGAAAAGCAAGGTCGTGAGCGTAGTGGCTCGGAAGCATTTCAAGTTTCTTGGCTTTGCCTTGGGCAAGAACGGAAATGGAGTGTATATTCGCGCCCATGGTCAATCCCTCGCCAAAGCAAAGAAGAAGTTGAAGGAACTGACGAGCCGCAGTCAGGGCAGGAATGTTCCACAAGTGATGGAGAAGGTGAAAGTCTACATTCGCGGCTGGATCGGCTACTTCTACGTAGCCGATATAAAACGGATCTTGCAAAGCTGGAGCGAATGGCTGCGTAGAAGGCTGCGAATGTACATCTGGAAACAGTGGAAGAAGCCCAAAACAAAGGTACAAAACCTACGGAAACTGGGAATACCAGAGTGGCAGGCTTACCAATGGGGGAACTCCCGCCTGGGCTACTGGCGAGTGGCCGGAAGCCCGGTGCTGTCCCGTTCCATAACAAACGAAAAGCTCGCACAGGCCGGATATTATGACTTCCCTGCACAGTACGAGCAATTACGTAAATTGCACTTATGCGGTTGA
- a CDS encoding LPXTG cell wall anchor domain-containing protein → MVKKRISVALVVLMLVVQYAYSIGFSMKATAAGIENDRDIITSVSMAVYGPDGQTVTGSVYDVGSSVKLDYTWALPNGHGYVDGDTFAFQLPAQFELFNDINGSLVSDDGEVGSFTVSQSTHQVLMTFNNYIETHDNVQGTLSINTQFDKKVISGSTVQEIVFPVNGGTQTIVVNFKPSVGSTIEKKGVSGGFNADHIDWTVDVNKKLERVAGAVVTDPIPEGLALDSTVTLAVYALGVQLDGTVTVGALLDSSKYTAEVTDGTLKVHFTDPAITGAYRIAYTTAVVSDTRSSFTNTASFAGDGREPVSSSATVTIERGGSLNKLATNYEWGKQVISWAIEYNYNNKAIPQGSGVLTDLFNNSQELVPGSVKVYPVTLNSSGTAVKGTALSENVDYTVTEATGQGKKGFKLEFLHDISSAFRIEYKTKSADRVLTDTTISNTVSDSTYSVEASQLIRSAIIYKNLSGVDYKNHTTDWKITLNGDGYPMNNVVVTDTFPQGGQKFIPESVVVRNASGTVLGASAYTLEYNSPVKPNAGFKVKFTSPVSGTHTIAYRTEFSNDWLYGNTDNFVNNARIDWVGGDGKAQWTEAKGLFIPRAEVKNNGFKAGAYNARYKLFAWTLGINYNSKVIADPVITDILTSGQIMADGSLRVFNMNIDANGEPSRGSEIPKNAYTYTVGTGNELKVTFKDAISSPYYVVFNTTMQGQLIGPKVDNTAKLLDGTRKVSKDLFASVNIPYGGEYVYKNGVQNGDKLDWTIAINRSQSTIKNAVLTDIPSRNQILLPDSFHLYPAYAETNGELIKGGPELVRDSDYTLRVITDEGGKQSFVLSFLHDISYAHILEYKSLIVANTGEKLVNTVNLTGTNVERVTQETTREITVGVSSGSGTGSGVRGTLAVQKLDAADSQLLLAGATFELYRLNGSERVLINTRTTDAAGSAVFNNIWLGSYVLIETAAPAGYALDTREYPVTIGSSATINLTVLNTKLAPATPTPTPTPTPTPTPTPTPSTTPTESPVATATPSTTPTESPGATTTPSESPAVTASPAPTSGPTAAPTSTDVPFIPAPTPAVSSVPGIIIDEPQIPAGPAVTPAATAAASPSPSASPAAGGNTDEETPIDDEVPLGGVTVDEDDVPKGTAVNPAADGKLPQTGESSPLPIYMAGLALVLAGFILSRVFKNRKE, encoded by the coding sequence ATGGTGAAAAAAAGAATTAGCGTTGCCTTGGTCGTACTCATGCTGGTTGTGCAGTATGCGTACAGCATCGGGTTCAGCATGAAGGCTACGGCAGCGGGAATTGAAAATGACCGGGACATTATTACCAGTGTGTCGATGGCTGTGTATGGGCCGGATGGGCAGACGGTAACAGGCAGCGTGTATGACGTTGGTTCCAGTGTGAAGCTGGATTATACGTGGGCGCTTCCTAACGGTCATGGGTATGTTGACGGGGACACTTTTGCGTTTCAGCTGCCCGCGCAATTTGAACTGTTCAATGACATTAACGGTTCACTGGTATCCGATGACGGGGAGGTAGGCAGTTTTACAGTCAGCCAATCCACGCACCAGGTGCTGATGACCTTCAACAATTACATCGAAACTCATGACAATGTTCAAGGTACGTTAAGTATTAATACCCAATTTGATAAAAAAGTGATCTCGGGCAGCACGGTGCAGGAAATCGTGTTCCCGGTCAACGGCGGCACTCAGACCATTGTTGTGAACTTCAAACCTTCGGTAGGTTCAACGATCGAGAAGAAAGGCGTCTCTGGCGGTTTCAATGCGGACCACATTGATTGGACCGTCGATGTCAACAAAAAGCTGGAGCGGGTAGCGGGTGCTGTCGTTACAGACCCGATTCCTGAAGGCCTGGCTCTGGACAGCACCGTTACGCTTGCAGTCTATGCTCTGGGAGTTCAGCTGGATGGGACGGTCACGGTAGGGGCTTTGCTGGACAGCAGCAAGTATACCGCTGAAGTGACGGACGGAACGCTCAAGGTGCATTTTACGGACCCTGCCATTACAGGCGCTTACCGGATTGCCTATACTACGGCGGTTGTCAGCGATACGCGGAGCAGCTTTACGAATACGGCGTCTTTTGCCGGGGATGGCCGTGAGCCCGTCAGCTCATCTGCCACCGTCACCATCGAACGCGGCGGAAGCCTGAACAAACTGGCTACGAATTATGAATGGGGCAAACAGGTGATTTCCTGGGCCATTGAATACAACTACAACAATAAGGCGATCCCGCAGGGCAGCGGGGTGCTGACCGATTTGTTCAACAACTCGCAGGAGCTGGTTCCGGGTTCGGTGAAGGTCTATCCGGTGACACTGAACTCCTCGGGGACGGCTGTAAAAGGCACTGCCCTGTCAGAGAACGTGGACTACACGGTGACAGAAGCAACTGGGCAGGGTAAAAAAGGCTTCAAGCTGGAATTTTTGCACGATATTTCTTCGGCGTTCCGCATTGAATACAAAACCAAGTCGGCGGACCGCGTACTCACGGATACAACGATCAGCAATACAGTTTCGGACAGCACCTACAGCGTAGAGGCTTCACAGCTGATCCGGTCGGCAATCATTTATAAAAATCTCTCGGGTGTCGATTACAAGAACCATACAACGGACTGGAAAATTACTCTGAACGGCGACGGCTACCCGATGAATAATGTAGTTGTTACGGATACCTTCCCGCAGGGGGGACAGAAGTTTATTCCGGAGAGTGTGGTCGTAAGGAACGCAAGCGGTACGGTGCTTGGTGCCTCTGCCTATACGCTGGAATATAATTCGCCAGTGAAACCGAATGCCGGGTTCAAGGTGAAGTTCACCTCACCAGTCTCGGGAACCCATACCATCGCCTACCGCACAGAGTTCAGCAATGACTGGCTGTATGGCAATACGGATAATTTTGTGAACAATGCGCGGATTGACTGGGTGGGCGGTGACGGCAAAGCGCAATGGACGGAAGCGAAGGGGCTGTTCATTCCCCGTGCCGAGGTGAAGAACAATGGCTTCAAAGCCGGGGCTTATAATGCCAGATATAAACTGTTCGCCTGGACCCTTGGAATCAATTACAACAGCAAGGTGATTGCCGACCCGGTTATAACGGATATTCTGACTTCCGGCCAGATCATGGCGGACGGCTCGCTCAGGGTTTTTAACATGAATATCGATGCCAATGGTGAACCTTCCCGGGGATCAGAGATTCCTAAGAATGCTTACACTTATACTGTCGGTACCGGCAATGAGCTGAAGGTTACATTCAAGGATGCCATAAGCTCACCATACTACGTAGTGTTCAATACAACTATGCAAGGACAACTGATTGGTCCTAAGGTCGACAATACGGCAAAGCTGCTGGACGGTACCCGAAAAGTATCCAAGGATTTATTCGCCTCGGTCAACATTCCTTACGGTGGTGAATATGTCTACAAAAATGGCGTGCAGAATGGTGATAAGCTGGATTGGACGATTGCAATCAACCGTTCACAGTCCACCATAAAAAATGCGGTACTGACAGATATTCCGAGCCGGAATCAGATTCTGCTGCCGGATTCCTTCCACCTTTATCCTGCCTATGCGGAAACAAACGGAGAATTGATCAAAGGCGGACCCGAATTGGTTAGGGATTCTGATTACACACTCCGTGTCATCACGGATGAGGGCGGCAAGCAGAGCTTTGTGCTCAGTTTCCTGCATGATATTAGTTACGCCCATATCCTTGAATACAAGTCTCTGATCGTTGCGAATACAGGGGAAAAACTGGTGAATACCGTCAATCTCACCGGGACTAATGTAGAGCGGGTCACCCAGGAAACAACCAGAGAAATTACCGTCGGTGTTTCCAGCGGTTCGGGAACAGGCAGCGGTGTACGCGGGACTCTGGCGGTTCAGAAGTTAGATGCGGCAGACAGCCAGCTTCTACTCGCAGGGGCGACCTTTGAGCTGTACCGCCTGAACGGCTCCGAACGGGTGCTTATCAATACCCGGACCACGGATGCCGCAGGCAGCGCGGTGTTCAACAATATATGGCTGGGAAGCTATGTGCTGATTGAGACAGCAGCTCCTGCCGGTTACGCTCTGGATACACGTGAATACCCGGTTACCATTGGCTCTTCAGCCACAATCAACTTAACGGTGCTCAATACGAAGCTGGCCCCGGCTACACCTACGCCGACACCGACACCGACACCGACACCTACGCCGACTCCAACGCCGTCAACGACACCAACGGAGTCTCCGGTAGCGACTGCGACGCCGTCAACAACACCGACGGAGTCGCCGGGAGCGACTACAACGCCGTCAGAATCACCGGCGGTGACGGCATCACCAGCACCGACATCTGGTCCTACGGCGGCGCCAACGTCAACAGATGTTCCGTTTATTCCAGCACCCACACCTGCAGTGTCCAGTGTGCCGGGAATAATCATTGATGAGCCGCAGATTCCAGCAGGGCCGGCAGTAACTCCAGCAGCGACTGCGGCGGCTTCTCCGTCCCCTTCTGCTTCACCGGCAGCCGGAGGGAATACGGATGAGGAAACACCTATTGACGATGAAGTTCCGCTGGGCGGAGTGACAGTCGACGAAGATGATGTTCCGAAAGGAACCGCTGTTAATCCTGCAGCTGACGGCAAGCTCCCTCAGACTGGTGAAAGCAGCCCGCTGCCTATATATATGGCCGGTTTGGCTCTGGTCCTTGCCGGGTTTATTCTCAGCAGAGTATTCAAAAACCGTAAAGAGTAG
- a CDS encoding YwaF family protein has translation MSHNAFFDRQHDTDFIMFSVSHWIAVSLVACFCVILFGLRRTIRSNPGLKQSVRLLLVAVLLFSEGGLQLWYITQEVWKKGNSLPLELCGITLLLSIVMLLTRSRLLYSFLYFAGIGGAFIALLTPNLVYPFPHFRFLLFFAAHGGIILASLYMTWIEGYKPTWKSLFFTMLCLNIVAAAVYAADRILGANYMFLAHKPGTLSVLDYFGPYPYYLLVEEAFAFVVFLLMYLVFFWFPQRLNARKNKP, from the coding sequence GTGAGCCACAACGCTTTTTTCGACCGGCAGCATGATACCGATTTCATTATGTTCTCAGTTTCGCATTGGATCGCTGTATCTTTAGTCGCATGTTTCTGTGTAATACTCTTTGGCCTGCGCCGGACCATCCGTTCCAACCCGGGACTTAAGCAGTCTGTCCGCCTGCTGCTTGTTGCTGTGCTGCTGTTCTCCGAGGGCGGTCTGCAACTGTGGTACATCACTCAGGAGGTCTGGAAAAAAGGGAATTCCCTGCCGTTGGAACTATGCGGGATCACGCTGCTCTTATCCATTGTGATGCTGCTTACCCGGAGCCGTCTGCTGTACTCCTTTCTTTATTTCGCGGGAATCGGCGGTGCATTTATTGCGCTGCTTACACCCAATCTGGTGTATCCTTTTCCCCATTTCCGCTTCCTGCTGTTTTTCGCTGCCCACGGCGGGATTATTCTGGCATCGCTGTACATGACCTGGATAGAGGGGTATAAGCCAACCTGGAAATCGCTGTTCTTCACCATGCTCTGCCTCAATATCGTGGCAGCCGCCGTCTATGCGGCAGACCGGATTCTCGGGGCCAACTATATGTTTCTGGCGCACAAGCCCGGCACACTTTCAGTATTGGATTATTTTGGTCCCTACCCGTACTATCTGCTGGTGGAAGAGGCGTTTGCCTTTGTGGTATTTCTCCTGATGTATCTTGTGTTCTTCTGGTTTCCGCAGCGTCTGAATGCCCGTAAAAATAAGCCGTGA
- a CDS encoding peptidylprolyl isomerase yields MAKQAKITLENGGVVLLDLFEKDAPNTVANFEKLAKEGFYNGLVFHRVIPGFVAQGGCPNGTGSGGPGYTIDCEINPNKHERGTLAMAHAGKNTGGSQFYICYAPQPHLDGVHTVFGKVVEGMDKVDAFQGRDKMTSVEIIEA; encoded by the coding sequence ATGGCAAAGCAAGCGAAAATTACTCTCGAGAATGGCGGCGTCGTGCTGCTGGATCTGTTCGAAAAGGATGCGCCCAACACGGTGGCCAACTTTGAGAAGCTGGCAAAAGAAGGCTTCTACAACGGTCTGGTCTTTCACCGCGTAATCCCGGGTTTTGTAGCACAAGGCGGCTGTCCAAATGGTACAGGCTCCGGCGGTCCAGGCTACACCATCGACTGCGAAATCAACCCGAACAAGCATGAGCGCGGTACCCTGGCTATGGCGCATGCCGGCAAGAACACAGGCGGAAGCCAGTTCTATATCTGCTACGCTCCACAGCCGCATCTTGACGGTGTGCACACTGTATTCGGCAAAGTGGTGGAAGGCATGGACAAGGTTGATGCTTTCCAGGGACGCGACAAAATGACTTCGGTGGAAATTATCGAAGCGTAA
- the lysA gene encoding diaminopimelate decarboxylase — MFLHGTSRINDANHLEIGGCDVTELKAEYGTPLYIVDEQLVRRRCREYMEAFTASGLGFQVAYASKAFSVMAMCRLADEEGLSLDVVSDGELYTALQAGFPAERIHFHGNNKTPDEIEMAIDAGIGCFVADNLVELHMLQAIALRKEVTVNILLRVTPGVEAHAHHAYASTGQTDSKFGFDIGNGAAQEAVKLAAAQSNLQLLGVHSHIGSQIFETEGFELAVERIAGFTRKVKEELGVEFPVVNLGGGFGIRYVEGDTPLQVSEYVAAITGAVKTHFTGISEKLPQIWVEPGRSIVGDAGTTLYTVGTNKEIPGVRKYVAVDGGMTDNPRPALYESKYEALLANRAAEPNEETVSIAGKCCESGDMLIWDVELPKVESGDLLAVACTGAYNYSMASNYNRIRRPAVVFVQNGQSDLVVRRESHQDIIANDIVPARIAKQTVAK; from the coding sequence ATGTTTTTACACGGGACGAGCCGAATTAATGATGCCAATCATCTGGAGATCGGCGGATGTGATGTGACTGAATTGAAGGCGGAATATGGTACCCCGCTGTATATAGTGGACGAGCAATTAGTCCGCCGCCGCTGCCGCGAGTACATGGAGGCTTTTACCGCATCCGGTCTCGGGTTCCAGGTTGCCTACGCCAGCAAAGCCTTCTCAGTAATGGCTATGTGCCGTTTGGCTGACGAGGAAGGACTATCGCTGGATGTTGTGTCCGACGGTGAGCTGTACACCGCGCTGCAGGCGGGATTTCCGGCTGAGCGCATCCATTTCCACGGCAACAACAAAACGCCGGATGAGATCGAAATGGCGATTGATGCCGGGATCGGCTGCTTCGTAGCCGATAATCTGGTGGAGCTGCACATGCTGCAGGCCATTGCTCTTCGCAAAGAAGTCACAGTGAACATCCTGCTGCGCGTGACTCCGGGTGTAGAGGCGCATGCCCACCATGCGTATGCCTCTACCGGCCAGACCGATTCGAAATTCGGCTTCGATATTGGAAACGGCGCTGCACAGGAAGCGGTAAAGCTCGCCGCGGCACAAAGCAATCTGCAGCTGCTGGGCGTTCATTCTCACATCGGCTCACAGATTTTTGAAACCGAAGGTTTTGAGCTGGCGGTTGAGCGTATTGCCGGATTTACCCGCAAAGTGAAGGAAGAACTGGGTGTAGAATTCCCGGTGGTTAATCTCGGCGGCGGCTTTGGTATCCGATATGTCGAAGGCGATACACCGCTGCAGGTGTCCGAATATGTGGCCGCCATCACAGGTGCCGTGAAGACGCATTTTACCGGCATTAGCGAGAAGCTGCCGCAAATCTGGGTAGAGCCGGGCCGCAGCATTGTGGGCGATGCCGGAACTACGCTGTACACTGTGGGCACGAACAAGGAGATTCCCGGCGTGCGCAAATATGTTGCCGTTGACGGCGGGATGACGGATAATCCGCGGCCGGCGCTTTATGAATCCAAATATGAGGCGCTGCTGGCCAACCGTGCCGCAGAACCGAATGAAGAAACGGTTTCGATTGCCGGCAAATGCTGCGAGAGCGGCGACATGCTGATCTGGGATGTGGAGCTTCCAAAGGTAGAGAGCGGGGATCTGCTCGCCGTGGCCTGCACAGGGGCATACAACTACTCCATGGCCAGCAACTATAACCGTATCCGCCGTCCGGCGGTGGTGTTCGTACAGAACGGGCAGAGCGACCTTGTGGTCCGCCGCGAAAGCCATCAGGACATTATCGCGAACGATATTGTTCCGGCGCGCATTGCGAAGCAGACGGTAGCGAAGTAA